Within the Manduca sexta isolate Smith_Timp_Sample1 chromosome 19, JHU_Msex_v1.0, whole genome shotgun sequence genome, the region atgtgtataaattataaatctcaatgtcataaaaaaagttaattagcTTATCAACCATTAATACTAttgttatacataatatcaaaacCAGTTACATTCGCCATTTATGTGTGAATCCCTCCTACTATGTGTAAGAATTTATTGATAACATGCAGACTGCTTTTGCAATGGCAATTGTTATTAATAGGTTTTATCTTATTTACCTTAAGAAATCTAGATCATGCTCCACACAACCCAAATTTTTCTTTGCTGTTgccatatttgaatttaataatttttcagcGTCTTCTAAAGAATATTCCAACATGACATTTGCCCCAAGCCATAAGTACACTGTATTTGTAGGAGGTATGTTAGcctgaaataacaaaataactgtattaaaaatgtgtttaaacaaacattaaacattctataaaattatacacaattaGAATAGAAAATCATTCaaagattaaataaaactattttgccctataatattcttatttaaatgttGTGACATtagcataaacataagaaatcattaacattCAAATATACTACCCATGCATTTAATAGTCATTCAACATTCAACAGGCTAAAATGGAAGTGCCCTAGAGATTTATAGAGAATATTATACATGAAGCAATCACCTCACTTGACCAACTGCACTCATAGATCAATGAGTTATTCCTAACCTTATGCTGAACATTTGCCACAGGACAAATctcaaatgataaaaaaattgtctgaaTTTCAATATGTATAGTGAATTAAGAATCTCCTTGcacattaatacaataaattgttacaataatGTAAAGGGGTCTGTATGGAATCTTCATAATTTTGCATtcaaaaggtaatttttttttatagtcattTATGATAAATTTGGTATGCCATTTGACCGGtggtaacaaaatattatatttaatgaatcaCACTCCACTGTGCTCATCATCTCGAGTCATAAGATATAAAGACTAATAACATTCAGTGATTACTTTAGCTACAATGTTCATCAACCTCATACATAAGAGAGTATGCACACTGTTGCTGTTGGAAATAGGCATTATAATGGAACCAACCTATATGGTAGACcaataaaacccaataacacCAAAACATAATAACCTTTAAAAACACTTGATCGCTGAGAAGAAATTGGGTTTCCATTTCTTTCTTCTGAGTTTTAAGTTTTTCAATCATTTCTATAGATCGGGCTAAGTCAGGTATTTGTTGCCGCAGACGTCTTCTTTTTGTTGCCAGGGTGTATTCCATTAATTTGTACTTGCTATGTTTTTCATCCAGGTCCTTAAGAACTCCATCAACTCCTTTAGAATTTGCCAATTGGCTCATAAATGCATCTACATtgtcctaaaaatattttgtgctcAAATTAACTTTTACCATATAGTTTTCTTATATAATAAGGAAAGAATATCATTAATTTACATGCCAtaacaattatgttaataaaccTAAATGGTGGGTAATAAACactatcttattttattaaatggtaaTTTTAACAAGATAGGTGGTCTGAGAAAATGTACCGCGaagttaaatgtttattaaaatagagaAACTGTAAAATACTTCACAGATGGGTACAAGACAGAAATATCTCTAACCTAAAAATACCTATGGACAAATTGTCGTTCAAAAGATTTGTGACTGTAAAATAAACTGTATCATCTTAAACTAGAAATATGCCTACTTACAACAAATTCAGCCTCTGGTATACCGGAAAAAGATTTAGGATTCGATGTTTCCACTCCATCGCCTTCCATTCTCGATTATCGTACAATGTTATCTGTAAGCtggaaaatgaataaaataattgctattataagcattattgtattatttatgatacaAGAAAtagtgttattaaattaataaatacaattacattataaaatgttttacaaaacacctagtagatgtttttaaaatctCTGGCCGTCGCCCAGAGTCGCCagtatgaaacataaaaaaatacctaaaattatatgaaattttataaaaggatACATTTTTTCGAAAAACCATAATAAAGATTACTATAATGGTCGCGGAACGCGATACCTGGTAATTGTAAATCATTGAAACTAATttgtatagaaaaaatatgtcaaaatatgatttattattgcaGGTAATAAACATGGCATTATCAAATGTATTTTGCTGagctattattaaatgtaatgtttCACCTTCTTTTAAATGGATAAATGAGTAGGTACAGTGCGCGCGAAGTATGTCGCCATATTATATTGACTTCACGCTCATTTGATCATTTCAAAAAGTTTCGAGGGGGGAATTTTGTATTCAACTGTTAACTACCTACTAAATCACGAAACTATAGGAATAGTGGTTTATAGTTTTACTTGTGCTGTTttcagaaattatttttaataatataaatttgcttAATGATGATTGATAAATAGTTTcgttagtaaatataataacgctgataaattacataaaatacgttACTACTCATCAACCTTTTATAATTTgagaataaattattgtaactacGATGTGGgtaatatattaagaatattgGGTAACTATTACAGAAAAccgtatttaaaagtaaaattggcAACACAGATCTATTAATATCGCTCTTTCATCTTTGAACATTAGTCTTTCAATCTAGTTTCAAATTAACCttgctattgtttttttttataaaaatgttattttctggaataaagttcaaaattggACAAAAGAGGTTAACTGAAAACAACAACCTACCTTTCTCACttctaaatgaatataataaatatgatgtgaaaatgtattttgCTGAGCTATTGCAATAAGCAGTTATTCTGTGAGTTAGTCCACCATCCACCTGGTAACACTGACATTCTCTTTGCTACTACTGCGACTAGAGCGTCTGGCAACATTGCGACTACGGTAATTTACAGTTGTCAAGTCCCCTTTGGTCAAGTCAgtgtcatttttaataaaatcagatctaaattggataaaattgCCTATTATTGCAAAGATTACTACGCAATTTGATCGTGCTTCGTAAGGAAACATCTATATGTGATACTTTAAAATTGTGACGTTActctgtttaaaattatattatatttttaggtgaCATCACGAATTATACGGAGCCTACGCCCAACTTCATTTCTCCTCAGTAGTTTGTTTTTTCGTTCAACATAGGCCTATCCGACACCGCCGTTATGGATATGATGGTATCGACGTTGCAACAACAACGAGCTGTGACCGAACAGCTGAGGCGGGAGGCAGCCATCAAAAGGATTCCGGTGTCCGTGGCCGTAAACGACATCGTCAAATACATCAATGAACACGAACAGGAAGACTGCCTTCTTGTTGGCTTCTCAAGCCAAAAAGTCAACCCTTTCCGTGAAAAAAGCTCTTGCacagtattgtaaaatatttttttattctgtataatTGTGTGATAGTTGTTTACACAggaattgcatatttttattcaatgtcATTGTGAGTTATCAATCAACACAAAGGCTAATTGTAAAGTTCGTTGAGAAATTGTATGCTTGTtctcataatttatttctaagcACATCATCTTTTGAATAATTTCCAACACAtgtaattattgtgaaataaataaaactaattcattttaactttttttatttgtgcatAGTAAAATCAAAAGTTATAATTCAATTCCTCTATTACATATGTAGAAATCCTCCAATTCCAAGTTAAATAGGCATTGGAATAAatggaataattaaatttctgtGAGAAGGTAGCTTGTATAATGTGCTTACTTTATTTCCAATATTTGGttgtaatttcataattatggATATATCTAGAGatacaaaagcaataaaaagaaagtacAAAAATGTATCACCCAAATTATGTTGCTCTTTCATGAGCAAAATATATTCTTCCATAAGAAAAATTATATGGCAGCTATTTatactaattacaatataaattaataatttcattatgaaagtatataatatctatttggTGTTGTTTTTCATATGCATTACTTACTgtctattacttatatttaacaCTGATTTTCATAACTGACTGCATGGGAAATGtgaattatattacaatattattagtttttatagcaACACAACATGCTACATAACTAACAAAATTGCGATACttgaaaacaataatgtataaaatgcacacaaaaaatatgttagcaCTCTTAGAACTGTACAATACtttaagtgaataaaaaatTCAGAGCTTTACAAGAAAGCTGGTGCACTACagtttttattagattttttgttttttttttaaacagaaattTGCCTATATGTGGAATACAATAATTCTAATTTCTTTACTGACAAATGCCAATATAATTATTCCAACTAAAaatgtgattataatttattacggTGATTATAACTTGAAAGATTAGTAAGACTACAGTTAGTGTTTGAGTCCCAGAGATTAATCTGACACATATACTAGAAAGGAATTGGCTATTGTACaccttttgtttaatttttatacttggTATTATGATGaataatttttgatttaaaCTAAAGTTCCTACATGCAGAAATCGTCACTTTAGTCTCTGGGATTAAAATACTTACTCTagggatattttaatattctaaaagtatttgaatgTTTAAGATTTTCTAAACCAAAAGTGTTTTCTTACattctttttttgttctttatataACGTCTTAACCCTGCTTACAACTTCACCACCATTTGGCATCACACATACATAGAGTTTATATAAGCAGAAAAATGTACACTAACAGAATTGTAACTCTggttattatacaatttttgtagTATTATTACCATTATGAGATAAAttgataaagtataatttttctAGTTTTGTTGACTTGGCAGTGGGTTTAAACATGGggaaacttattaaatatttgtaaaatgtttgagcaaatttggaattaaatgaataaatcttATACTAGggtaaaactatataaaaaaaaaatgtttaccaaCTATCAGTCTTTTGAATTGATGTTGATTATCAACCTTGTGGCAATTTGTCTCTcaaaagtttacaaaattaaaaatacaaaggcCATAAATGCTTATACAAGTTAGCATATCTATTGTCAGATTATTTTAAAGACATACAGTATATATAGAGCAATGTCTTATTTAATCACTACAGTGACAATAACCACATGCAATTCAGCCACTTCCCTTCACATAACTAATACAATACTTGCAGTCTATAATAGACAAGCAAATGAGCCTAATTTTGTCCTAAGTTAAAAGAAGAAAATCTGTGAGTGCATGGTGttatataacttattaatttagTGCTTTATTATCAAATGAGCAGCAAGCACATTctgaatattatgtagttttgaGATAAAAATAGGGATggattatattgttagatacCTTTCCATGTGTAAAGAAATTAACTAtggcaaaatattatgtatgtaacttGGTGATGACTTATTTAAGGCTGTAGGGAAGTATAAGCCATagcagtaataataattatgaatagaaACAACTAGACAAATAATGGTTTTCTTGAAAGAGAGATTTCTTTCTGCCATCTAACATCTTAAAGTAAAAAACAATGGGTTAACATTGTGTAACTGACTAAATATTAcactaagtacttaattatatacataaagtGACTAAATACTGTCCACTTAcaatgttttgttaatattattttcaatttcagcTCAAATTCATAAGATTAGCGTTTTATTTCTAACAGCTACATTATGTCCTCTTCTATTTGCTTAAACTTTACTAACATTACAAATAGGTCAGTTTATCTGTCTGATATCATACTTATACAAATGAgatccaatattattttaattatgcccTCAATAAGTCAGCATAACAGCAAATAAACTAAATTCTTtgcacaaatattattaaaaaaagcagtttcaattataatacccatttatcaaagaaaacaaaatctgATTATCATACAGTATCAgaatgcaaaataatattaactatgtTTATCcaagttctatttttaaatgattttctttatttattattctttctcACCTACATTTATATAGgctcaataattttatagtctGACCATAATCCGTTATATTAGTACATTTACTGCACCTAACACAACAGTGGTGTTCTTTTGGGTACAATGGTTGTGTGGCTTGCACACAACTGGagcattgaaaaaaaattacctaagaCTGTCTCACTCACTCGCATAGAGTAGCCAAAACACCAGTATAGGACAACATACTGGGTGTGTGGTGTGCCACACTggttaatagtttattttttgataccACAGTCAACTTGTTAAGACAATATTACTGAATTGTGGACAAGGTTAAAATATCATAGAATACATTATACCTAAACCCACTGTTGGAAGGTAGAGAAGAAATAACATATATTGGGAACTTATGAATGTACATCAAAGTAATTTGTAAACTTTTGAGATGTACCATCCCTTAAAAACAAATTGAGGGTTTGTTTAAGTtaccactgcacctggtgggtGATGTTCTACACTCTCTCCTGTTTAGGTGACGATACATCCTCAGTACCATTGGCTACACTCTGAtgatatagttttaataattccaTAGCATCTTGCGCTTGACGTTTTTCAAGTAATATCctgttgaacaaaataaatgtattaaataaataattaaaatttggtgAAAATTTTGCaaaccgccaataaacagtatgTATCGTAAAtagatttgtatttaaaatcactttttcTATGTCTAAGTCATAGAAAAAGTGATAAATAAGTGTAAGTTGAGAAGAGAAGTATACTTGaggttttatatattctttatttgtaaCATCTAAAGATGAaagtataaagaatattattcattaaaaaaaaaaaaaaaaattaggcgaCAGTTTTTTTATCTACCTCAATATactctaattaaatttaattataaggttTTCACAGCTAAATGGTTTTAATTACGATGTGTTTACTTGCAATGAATGcaggttaaataaaaaaaaatgccacaCTTACCTCCCTGAAGCTTCCTTGATGTGTTCCAAAATTATTCGGTTATCTCTGTCTGTGACTATATCAGCTAAACTGTCTGGATCCATATCTGACAATAACTCCAAGTCTTGGCCACCAAGCAAAGATATGTGGCAGAGATTATGTTGCAGCCGACCTACAAGGCTTGCTACCTGTCCTTTATCACCTAGAGCAACGTCGTCGGTCTGGTCTAGGGACACTTGGCATTTGGGCATGTTTGGTGCCCATTTTTCGTTACCATGCAAAATCATAAGTGATGTGTCCGGGTCCAACGTAGAGAAGTATTCTTCATCATCAACTTCCGTTCCATCTAATTCCAACACGACTGTTAAATTTTCCGATGGTAAACCTAATTTTTCCGGCACTTTTGTTAACAAGTCCTCGAGAGATGAAGCCACAATACCCTTTTTTTTGTCTCGATTGACGTCGCATATTTTGTAAGGCTTAATATCGTTTTCCATTAttatagtatgtaataaatgtataaataatgttttaattttttccacGTAGATTTCTAGAATTTCTAAACAATTTCCTTTTTTCCAAATTTTCACGGACGAAATCTGACAAAAATTACGTCCACAATGACAGCTGCAATTGCCAGGAGAAAAAAGATTATATTGGCGGATTATTATTTTCGgtcacagataaaaaaaatattattcctctGGCGTACTGttggtttatattttcatgTGAGCGACTGTCCCTAGCAACCTTCTGAATACGACTCCCGCGCGATACCGCTCGCGGCGGGTTTCATGATGCGAGTAAGATATAGACTGAAGTAAGATAATATAGTAAGTacaatattagatattatattattatattgtgagtAGCTAGCAAGCCGACATAAAAATGCAAATGAGTACTTAATCTAGGTAGATAAGGATATTCTAAACGaatatgtatgatttttttatttacataagcaTTTATTATCTACCTACTTACAAGGCTAGTGTTTAGGACTAGgacttattattgaaattactactatataaaaaattaaatcatgttAGGTTTTTATGATTCTGATAGTGCAGACGATCAACATAGGACATTTGAGGGGCAGGTACACAAGGCCGGTCGTGGGGTCACGATCGGTCAGAACGCGACGCGACAAGCCAGGATCAATATGCTCCCCTTTCCTTCTCACCCCCTCTTACATGCCTACTCGGGAATGCAATTTGCAACTTAGGTACGGATCACCTGTTCTGtgctatataaaataagtatacgTAGGCACTTACTAGTTTATGTCATTTAACGagttatacttaatataattaattacgatGTTAGAGAGTCGTCAGGTGCGTAGATAttccatataataaatatttatacactcATAGGTAGGTAGGTGCTATTTCTGGCTTCCAGTTGTACTTGCGTAGCAGACTAAGTATATTTGACGgaatcttaatattaatataactataactagcctaaaatgcttttaaaaatattggatgGATGGttaaatttaccaaaaaaacaTACTAACATGATGTGTAGAGGAGAGCAGTTGATTTCCAGAAACAATAATAGCTGGAAATATTCTGTTAGTTTAAAAATGGATAATATGTCAAACAAGGTAAGAATAATTATCCGATGGATGGTATATAAACGAAATTTAATCGAAACaagaaacttatttaaatagaagCAAAGAAAATTCTGTTTTGAATTTTGACTTTAGATTCACTTAGAATCCTTACGTAACTAGGTAATAgctataacttttattttaaaatagataaacagACGGGTGCAGCCatgagaaaaataatacaattgcTTATAATACCCAtgtgttattaatattcattgttTAGAATATTACATTATGCAATCCTCgtgaatgaaattgaaaacaaaattgacCCAGTTGGCGCAATAGTAAACTAGTGTAGATcggttttatttatagttgCAGCTCGTCTGTTATAAAGTGAGTGAATGTACAAGTATatcatttcaaattttatacGAAATTCTTTAGGTTTAACACCATTTGATTTACGACATATATATAATACTCGATATTAAGATAATAAGATTCACAATTGTCCCATTTGAGGACTGTCTATCACACGTGTAGGGTACATTTAAccatttaatagaaaaatataaaattgcctTAACTGTTATAAAAGATCTTTCGGTCCAGTACACCATGAGATTTTGTTATTCCATAGgtacctaaatattatttatatgtattgaaTAATATGACATGTAAAAGCGATCTCAATTTCGTTTCATTCAATAGTAAGCCTTCAGGGAcatgacaaataattatacagttGCATTTGCCATGGTATTAGTGAATTGCTGGGTATCCCCTATTCatgttttttagtatattaatatacttaataaacttattataaaaacgttttCTTACATCTAGGCGTGTGAAAACGAATTTGATATTTCGCAGTTCtaaatttatttggatttttatgaattttactgACTTATCCAATGGACCAAAAAATGTGACCATCAGTTAATACCTACAATCTTTATGACTAAATGTATTAGTATTGTTAAGATATTGTTACCTACTCAACTACTAGGTGAGTTAATTTAGGCTTGGGGTATTTAGGGCTCTGTCAGTATTAAAAACTAtctttaagatataaaaagGCGCCtgattctttttgttttgtatctgctattattaattgatattggcaaatcaccgataaataaacagtggcagccctaatataaaagaagaagaaggaaAGGACGCCTGTTTATTGTCTTTATGTACTAGCtccatgcattttatttattgaactagTTCTTTTTTACCACTAGTAGTTACTCGCGGTTTCTCTGTCGAATAGCCTTTCCCACTACGAAAGTCTAATGTATACGGCAGCAGCACCatctaatatttaaagaaacagattaaaatccaaatatttttcatggGAGCAATTTCTCAAGATAAGCAATTTACTTACCTACCTAAGTATATATCAACGGAAGACATGttctatctgtgtgccaaattttatccaaatcagttcagctgtttttacgttttcttcaaaTAAACATCCCAAGGATCCAAAAGTTTTCACAaagatttacatttataaaattagcaaGAGAGtaaaataagaagtaagataaggtAATTTTCCAAACGTTGATATTCCTAATCTCTCAATGAATGCTATAAGTACCTACTTCGATAATAATTTGTCTAAAACTGAATATTCTATAACAGATTCAAGATCACCTGTCTTGTACATATATACCCACTTCTCTGAATAGcttcaaattagttttatatacacactcacgctttttatccttGAAAAGGTAGAGTTGGCACTCTTCAGGAATAAAAACCGTGACTCTATCCAGGAGGCACAGATGGAACTAGAGCACCAACTTTTCGAcgtgtgtatttttttccatgatgtgatatggagCCAGTATCGATCACAGCGTGGCGtctaggtaataataatattatgttaatatctaTGCACCAAGTAGTAACATGCATTACTGGAGTTCACGGACTTACAAGTTACACGTGTGGAATAACGACGCATCTGGAGTGCTAAAATAAACATGGCTATAGAGGCCACAGTGCTCTTATTGCATtggataaatatattcatattaccTTTGTGCCTAAATAACaagttattttcttttctatgtGTTGAAGAGTAGCCAGGGGCGGATGGTTTACACTTGAACCAGATGTCTATGAGTGACATTGATGCCACTtgaatattgttaattttagagATGAACGAATCCACTGAATGTTTTTAAGCttttgttttagtataaaatgcctttatacaaaaacaaaagctTAAAAACATTCAGTAACATAAGCAACATATTTGTTGCaatcacaaaagtagctaaacaagtTAATTATTTGACATTGTCTTTAAAATTTTTCACCCTTTTTTTCCGTATTAACaacaatttgtttttcattttcactaaaattatacttttatttatatcaagagTTATATTTCGGTttaagttaatgtgtagaagcgGTGAACTAATGAAATTAAGCAGCTACTTTTTTGGCTGACTATAcgtacaacataaaatatttattgatttattaacatcaataattatttataggtaCGTATAACACCGTAACAGTTTCTaaaagtaggtacttactaaAGCGTGTTATATAGACAAAGTAGGTatttaacaattgatttcaataaaccTGTGGGCGACTTCTGGAAACTTCCTGCaggttgaaaataataatatctacctTCTCGGAAATAATATTAAGGCCTGCGCAAACCTTAGCACACATTTTGTACGTGGAGTTCGAGGGCGGAAGAGCGCACGCGTCGAGTGCAAACATGGCCCTTCGGCACGCCCAGCTGCAGCGCAGACAGCGACTCCGGCAGGTGCACCCTCCCGCGCTACTGAACACCAGAGGACCACATTCCTCCTCAATTCCAACTTGCAGCATCCAATCATGCCCATGACAAACAGGCATTTAAATCAGAGGGTAGTTAAGCTACACACCACATTGCTTAAAATTAAGAAAGCGggtgaatttattttgtattacctTTTGCTCACGGTTTCGTCCGTCTGTAAAAGATTTTCCGGCACGAAAgtgccgctatatatttcccggaAAAAAGTCGCCAACTATCTTCATAGCCAATTTCATTGATATCCGTTAAACGGTTCAGCCGTGAAAGCGCAGCAAAAAGGATTTCGCATTTACAAGTATGGAAGTATGGATCTTTTCCACCGTGAGTAAGTTTATAATGTCTCGTAAGAATTCCATATTATACCGTTTATGTCAAGTCAGCCACAAGTTAAGTAACGTATTATTATCGTTTCTTCCTAAATCCTAGAAGTCTATGGGGATGTcagatgttaataaatatattatatattccttAAATTACTAGCCGTGGAACTTCCCACCGGTTATACTGTACAAATGTGAccatataattttcatattctaTCTAACTTCATAAGTTACGATCCTGGATCCTAACTTTAGGCCATTATTTTAGCTCATATGGGATGAATTTCTAAAaagttgatataatttattttcatttataaacaaaagtttatttacataatctTTTCTCTTTTGTGGGTAAATAGAGGTGTTATcgtataaacattaaataaaattgaattaatctatctatctatatcttctatcttctatttatacttataataaatctgtagagaggtcaattctgtacatgaaatatatttccaaaataactatcagggggtgattagggatcgatactgatgccaaaaatgcaattagtaaaatttttgtctgtctgtctgtctgtataaccgttatagaaacaaaaactacttgacggattttgacggattttgacgaaacttggtacaattatttgtcatactcctgtgctggttatagtatacttttcatcacgctacaattaataggagcagagcagtgaagggaaatgttgcgaaaacgggagaagttactccattttttaagcttccgtcgcatgtgcaaccttaatagttaaagctacacagaaatcatgtatgacggaaatgttctccttaaaattatataaaaaatatcccacgacagcatatgtctatcttttatggttgactcacaataacacgtgtaactcccgatagcttagcagttcgaagctttctcattatatttgtctactcttacgtttataacactctcagtcatccctaattaaaaaagttaacattattaaatattctataaaaaagaatcatagaaatcggcatagaaacaccaatgttatacatgaaatacgctaataataaaccatcatgcgtgaatattgaatcatgctataaggattatttttgtatatatataaggtcgcgaacgcacaggcaggcggcttgcttggcacctagagactagcgaatcacctagcgagtagcttcgtaaaacgaacattctcgaacgttcgcgaccggctccatttttgaagtccgaaatccacgcgggcgaagctgcgggcggaagctagtgatagaataagtaacattatatttaagtacttttattCAATTCTATATCAATTCAAACCTTAAAAAACTTCAAACATTTCATTTTAGTCCCTTATCAAACTCCTTAGGGAAATGATTATCAAAAACCCGTATGTAGGTACAACGATAAAACTGAATGCTGGAAAATGTGCCTACTGCACATTCCTGACAGAACCTAACGAAGCCTACGCTTAGCCATAAACAATTGCGATGACACTCAGAAGTTCTAATTACAAAGAATCGCATGGCACTGACTTCGCTTATTACCCTGAGTTATAAGCCTTAGTAATTACAATAGCTACATTATCCTTTAGACTTGAATAGAAGAGTCTATTCATATCGTTGCTAATTGACAGAAATAAACCAAGTGGTGATATTTGTGATCTATTCGTAGTCAAGAAACAAATACTtatctattaatttaaaatttaggtGGGCCCTGAAACTGGTAAAGGAAAAAATCTgtgtattttagatttatgtaaCCGGTTAATTTCTAAAgttaattcatgttttttttatttattccgaaTTTATGTAACTACAGTTCAtcgttttgtaaaataat harbors:
- the LOC115445631 gene encoding prefoldin subunit 3, producing MEGDGVETSNPKSFSGIPEAEFVDNVDAFMSQLANSKGVDGVLKDLDEKHSKYKLMEYTLATKRRRLRQQIPDLARSIEMIEKLKTQKKEMETQFLLSDQVFLKANIPPTNTVYLWLGANVMLEYSLEDAEKLLNSNMATAKKNLGCVEHDLDFLRDQCTTTEVNMARVYNWDVKKRQATNRGNSDKADL
- the LOC115445625 gene encoding guanine nucleotide-binding protein subunit gamma-1, with the translated sequence MDMMVSTLQQQRAVTEQLRREAAIKRIPVSVAVNDIVKYINEHEQEDCLLVGFSSQKVNPFREKSSCTVL
- the LOC115445624 gene encoding DNA fragmentation factor subunit alpha-like; the encoded protein is MENDIKPYKICDVNRDKKKGIVASSLEDLLTKVPEKLGLPSENLTVVLELDGTEVDDEEYFSTLDPDTSLMILHGNEKWAPNMPKCQVSLDQTDDVALGDKGQVASLVGRLQHNLCHISLLGGQDLELLSDMDPDSLADIVTDRDNRIILEHIKEASGRILLEKRQAQDAMELLKLYHQSVANGTEDVSSPKQERV